A window of the Rhinoraja longicauda isolate Sanriku21f chromosome 42, sRhiLon1.1, whole genome shotgun sequence genome harbors these coding sequences:
- the LOC144611942 gene encoding lens fiber major intrinsic protein-like, whose translation MWELKSIAFWRAVFAEFFATMLFVFFGLGFTMRWSPGPVNVLLVSLGFGFVLAALVQAVGHVSGAHLNPAVTFAYLLGAQLSMFRCVMYIAAQLLGAVAGAAVLYGVTPPTVRGNLGLNTLHAGVGIGQGTAVEIFLTLQFVLCIFATTDIRRNGFMGSAAVIIGFSLTVGHFFGLYYTGCGMNPARSFAPAVLTRNFKNHWVYWVGPLIGGAIAALVYDFILFPRMRGLSERLAILKGAHPPEAEGQQEPRSDPIELKTQAL comes from the exons ATGTGGGAGCTGAAATCCATCGCGTTCTGGCGGGCAGTATTTGCAGAGTTTTTTGCCACCATGCTCTTCGTGTTTTTTGGACTGGGCTTTACGATGCGATGGTCTCCGGGCCCCGTGAACGTGCTGCTGGTGTCTCTGGGGTTTGGCTTTGTCCTCGCTGCCCTGGTGCAGGCGGTGGGACATGTCAGCGGGGCGCACCTCAACCCGGCTGTCACATTCGCTTACCTGCTGGGGGCGCAGCTGAGCATGTTCCGCTGTGTGATGTACATCGCAGCTCAGCTCCTGGGTGCGGTGGCGGGGGCGGCTGTGTTGTATGGGGTCACCCCTCCCACTGTACGGGGCAACCTAGGGCTCAACACG CTGCATGCTGGAGTGGGTATTGGCCAGGGCACGGCGGTGGAGATATTCCTTACTCTTCAGTTTGTCCTCTGTATTTTTGCCACAACAGACATTCGCAGAAATGGATTTATGGGCTCAGCAGCCGTGATCATTGGCTTTTCACTTACTGTGGGTCACTTCTTTGGG CTTTATTACACCGGGTGTGGAATGAATCCAGCCAGGTCCTTTGCACCAGCGGTACTCACTAGAAATTTCAAAAATCATTGG GTATACTGGGTGGGCCCTCTGATAGGAGGTGCTATTGCAGCTCTGGTGTACGATTTCATCCTGTTCCCCAGGATGAGAGGCCTATCGGAGCGATTGGCTATTCTTAAAGGAGCTCATCCCCCAGAAGCTGAGGGACAGCAGGAACCTCGGAGTGATCCCATTGAACTCAAAACTCAAGCCTTGTAA